From Mycobacterium lacus, one genomic window encodes:
- a CDS encoding purine-nucleoside phosphorylase, with protein MTEPAELARQAAQVLGERTGIGEHDVAIVLGSGWSPAAAALGSPTAALPQAELPGFAPPSAVGHAGELLSVRIGEHRVLVLVGRVHAYEGHDLQHVVHPVRTACAAGARIVVLTNAAGGLRPDMGVGQPVLISDHLNLTARSPLVGPQFVDLTDAYAPRLRALARESDPELSEGVYAGLPGPHYETPAEIRMLRALGADLVGMSTVHETIAARAAGAEVLGVSLVTNLAAGITGEPLSHAEVLATGAASAARMGALLADVIARF; from the coding sequence GTGACTGAACCCGCCGAACTCGCGCGCCAGGCGGCGCAGGTTCTCGGTGAGCGCACCGGGATCGGCGAGCACGACGTCGCGATCGTGCTCGGTTCGGGATGGTCGCCGGCGGCTGCGGCGCTCGGCTCCCCGACCGCGGCCCTGCCCCAGGCCGAGTTGCCCGGGTTCGCACCGCCCAGCGCGGTCGGGCACGCCGGTGAGCTGTTGTCCGTGCGGATCGGTGAGCATCGGGTGCTGGTGCTGGTCGGTCGCGTGCATGCATACGAGGGGCACGACCTGCAGCATGTGGTGCACCCGGTGCGCACGGCCTGCGCGGCCGGAGCGCGCATCGTCGTGCTCACCAACGCGGCCGGCGGGCTGCGCCCCGACATGGGGGTCGGTCAGCCGGTGCTGATCAGCGACCACCTGAACCTGACCGCGCGTTCGCCGCTGGTCGGCCCGCAGTTCGTCGACCTGACCGATGCCTACGCGCCGCGGCTGCGGGCGCTCGCTCGCGAGTCCGACCCGGAGCTGAGCGAAGGCGTGTATGCGGGCCTGCCGGGACCGCACTACGAGACGCCCGCCGAAATCCGGATGCTGCGAGCGCTGGGCGCCGACTTGGTGGGCATGTCGACGGTGCACGAGACCATCGCCGCCCGGGCGGCCGGCGCCGAGGTGCTGGGCGTGTCCCTGGTGACCAACCTGGCAGCCGGGATCACCGGTGAGCCGCTGAGCCACGCCGAGGTGCTTGCCACCGGGGCTGCGTCGGCGGCTCGGATGGGCGCGCTACTGGCCGACGTCATAGCCCGATTCTGA
- a CDS encoding M20 family metallopeptidase, with the protein MPAPSALDSVEELVRRRGGDLVELSHAIHAEPELAFAEYHSCAKAQALVGERGFEITPAAAGLDTAFRADFGSGPLVVGVCAEYDALPGIGHACGHNIIAASAVGTALALAEVADDLGLTVALLGTPAEESGGGKALMLRAGTFDDVAVAVMVHPGPADIAGTRSLALSEVTVDYRGKESHAAVAPHLGVNAADAVTVAQVAIGLLRQQLAPGQLVHGIVTDGGQAVNVIPGSATLHYAMRAVDSDSLRDLQGRVSACFAAGALATGCEYEIDTAAPAYAELKPDRWLSDVCREEMRRLGREPVPADVEAGLPLGSTDMGNVTQVLPGIHPVIGVDAGGATVHQRAFAEAAASPSADRAVVEGAIMLARTVVRLAETRAERDRVLAAQQHRATGAAV; encoded by the coding sequence ATGCCCGCACCGAGCGCACTGGACAGCGTCGAGGAATTGGTGCGGCGCCGTGGCGGCGACCTGGTCGAGCTGTCCCACGCGATCCACGCCGAACCGGAATTGGCATTCGCCGAATACCACAGCTGCGCCAAGGCTCAGGCGTTGGTCGGCGAGCGCGGCTTCGAAATCACCCCGGCCGCCGCCGGTTTGGACACCGCGTTTCGTGCCGACTTCGGCAGCGGACCACTGGTGGTCGGGGTGTGCGCCGAATACGACGCGCTGCCCGGCATCGGGCACGCCTGCGGTCACAACATCATCGCCGCATCGGCGGTGGGGACCGCGCTGGCGCTGGCCGAGGTGGCCGACGACCTCGGCCTGACGGTTGCGCTGCTGGGAACTCCCGCCGAGGAGTCCGGCGGCGGCAAGGCACTGATGCTGCGCGCCGGGACGTTCGACGACGTCGCGGTGGCTGTGATGGTCCATCCGGGGCCGGCCGACATCGCCGGGACGCGATCATTGGCCCTGTCCGAGGTCACCGTGGACTACCGGGGTAAGGAATCGCATGCGGCCGTAGCGCCGCATCTGGGGGTCAACGCCGCCGACGCCGTGACCGTCGCGCAGGTGGCCATCGGACTGCTGCGGCAGCAACTGGCGCCCGGGCAACTGGTGCATGGCATCGTCACCGACGGCGGCCAGGCGGTCAACGTCATCCCCGGGTCCGCGACGTTGCACTATGCGATGCGGGCGGTCGACTCTGATTCGCTGCGTGACTTGCAGGGCAGAGTGTCCGCGTGTTTTGCCGCGGGCGCGCTGGCCACCGGCTGCGAATACGAAATCGACACGGCCGCACCGGCATACGCGGAGCTCAAACCGGACCGATGGCTGTCCGACGTGTGCCGGGAGGAGATGCGCCGGCTGGGACGCGAGCCGGTGCCGGCCGACGTCGAGGCCGGGCTTCCGCTGGGCAGCACCGATATGGGCAACGTGACGCAGGTGCTGCCGGGGATCCATCCGGTGATCGGGGTCGACGCCGGCGGGGCCACCGTCCACCAGCGCGCCTTCGCCGAGGCGGCGGCGAGTCCCAGCGCCGACCGCGCGGTCGTCGAGGGCGCGATCATGTTGGCGCGCACCGTTGTTCGGCTCGCCGAGACCCGTGCCGAGCGCGACCGGGTATTGGCCGCACAGCAGCACAGGGCTACCGGGGCGGCGGTATGA
- the upp gene encoding uracil phosphoribosyltransferase, producing MDVRVVDHPLAAARLTVLRDERTDNAGFRAALRELTLMLVYEATRDVGCETFPIRTPLAETRGVRLAKPPLLVPVLRAGLGMIAEAHAAIPEARVGFVGVARDEETHRPVPYLESLPDDLTDTPVMVLDPMLATGGSMAHTIGLLRHHGAADITVLCVVAAPEGLAALEKVAPNIRLFTVTVDDGLNEAAYIVPGLGDAGDRQFGPR from the coding sequence GTGGATGTGCGCGTCGTTGACCACCCGCTGGCCGCCGCCAGACTGACCGTGCTGCGCGACGAACGCACCGACAATGCCGGCTTCCGGGCCGCGCTGCGTGAGCTGACACTCATGCTGGTCTACGAGGCCACCAGGGACGTGGGTTGCGAGACATTTCCGATCCGCACCCCACTGGCCGAGACGCGCGGGGTGCGGCTGGCCAAACCGCCACTGCTGGTGCCCGTGCTGCGGGCCGGGTTGGGCATGATCGCTGAGGCACACGCGGCGATACCCGAAGCCCGGGTCGGATTCGTCGGCGTCGCCCGCGACGAGGAAACCCACCGGCCCGTCCCGTACCTGGAGTCGCTGCCCGACGACCTGACCGACACGCCGGTAATGGTCCTCGACCCGATGCTGGCCACGGGCGGGTCGATGGCGCACACGATCGGGCTGCTGCGGCACCACGGCGCAGCCGATATCACCGTGTTGTGCGTCGTGGCTGCTCCGGAAGGCCTTGCGGCGCTAGAGAAAGTGGCGCCGAACATACGGTTGTTCACGGTGACCGTCGACGACGGGCTCAACGAGGCCGCCTATATCGTTCCGGGTCTCGGCGACGCGGGTGACCGCCAGTTCGGGCCCCGCTAA
- a CDS encoding alkaline phosphatase family protein, whose translation MLSARRHLTRAYRALTVLGAVALSLPTHGADAPSRIGLTAGELPTPAHVVIVVEENRSQATIIGNPSAPFINALAAGGAMMAQSFAETHPSEPNYLALFAGDTFGLTKNICPVDGGTRPNLGSELLAAGYTFAGFAEGLPAVGSTVCSSGKYARKHAPWVNFGNVPAANSVPFSAFPKPGNYASLPTVSFVIPNGDNDMHDGTIAAGDAWLNRELSAYATWAKANNSLLVVTWDEDDGSSRNQIPTLFYGAHVQPGTYGEAISHYNVLSTLEQMYGLPKTGNAANAPAITDIWSG comes from the coding sequence ATGCTCTCCGCGAGACGGCACCTGACAAGGGCATACCGCGCATTGACGGTACTCGGCGCGGTGGCCCTATCGCTGCCCACTCACGGCGCCGACGCTCCGTCTCGCATCGGCCTCACGGCGGGCGAACTGCCGACGCCCGCGCACGTGGTAATCGTGGTGGAAGAGAACCGCTCCCAGGCCACCATCATCGGCAACCCGTCGGCGCCCTTCATCAACGCCCTGGCCGCGGGCGGGGCGATGATGGCCCAGTCGTTCGCCGAAACACATCCCAGCGAACCGAACTATTTGGCACTGTTCGCCGGGGACACGTTTGGGCTGACGAAGAATATCTGTCCGGTAGATGGCGGCACCCGCCCCAACCTGGGTTCCGAATTGCTTGCTGCCGGATACACATTCGCCGGATTCGCCGAAGGACTGCCCGCGGTCGGGTCGACCGTATGCAGTTCGGGCAAGTACGCACGCAAGCACGCGCCCTGGGTTAACTTCGGCAACGTGCCGGCTGCAAACTCGGTGCCGTTCTCGGCATTTCCGAAGCCGGGGAACTATGCGAGCCTGCCGACCGTGTCGTTCGTCATTCCGAATGGCGACAACGACATGCACGACGGCACGATCGCCGCTGGCGACGCGTGGCTGAACCGGGAACTGTCCGCCTACGCCACCTGGGCCAAGGCCAACAACAGCCTGCTCGTCGTGACCTGGGACGAGGACGACGGCAGTAGCCGCAATCAGATCCCGACGCTGTTCTACGGTGCGCACGTGCAGCCCGGAACCTATGGCGAGGCCATCAGCCACTACAACGTTCTTTCCACCCTGGAACAGATGTATGGGCTGCCCAAGACGGGCAACGCGGCGAATGCTCCGGCGATCACCGATATCTGGAGCGGGTGA
- a CDS encoding phospho-sugar mutase yields the protein MKPKDWIAHDPDPQTAAELAGCDPDELAARFARPLTFGTAGLRGPVRGGPDAMNLAVVLRATWAVARVLSEQAGALVLVGRDARHGSAAFATATAEAFAAEGFSVLLLPDPVPTPVVAFAVRRTGAAAGIQITASHNPPTDNGYKVYFDGGIQIVSPTDRQIEAAMAVAPPADRIPRKPVNPGENSATDLVQRYIQRAAKVRRGTGSVRVALTPLHGVGGAVAVETLRRAGFDDVHTVAAQFAPDPDFPTVTSFPNPEEPGATDALLALAADVGADVAIALDPDADRCAVGIPTREGWRMLSGDETGWLLGDYILARHANPESAVVASTVVSSRMLVAIAAQYGATHVETLTGFNWLARADAKVAGTLVYAYEEAIGHCVDPDAVRDKDGISAAVLVCDLVATLRTQGRSVPDKLDEFARRHGVHEVAAVSRRVANVDEAVDLMGRLRATPPDRLAGFPVTTIDITDALIFTGDDDDTSVRVVVRPSGTEPKLKCYMEVRCAAAGDLRAARERAGALRDDLVSTVRRW from the coding sequence GTGAAACCCAAGGATTGGATCGCCCACGATCCCGACCCGCAGACGGCGGCCGAGCTCGCCGGCTGCGACCCCGACGAACTTGCAGCCCGGTTCGCCCGCCCCCTCACGTTCGGCACCGCCGGGTTGCGTGGACCGGTGCGCGGCGGGCCGGACGCAATGAACCTCGCGGTGGTTCTGCGGGCCACCTGGGCGGTGGCACGCGTTCTCAGCGAACAGGCCGGTGCGCTGGTCCTTGTGGGACGCGACGCCCGGCACGGCTCGGCTGCCTTCGCGACGGCAACGGCCGAAGCGTTTGCCGCCGAAGGCTTTTCCGTGCTGCTGCTACCCGATCCGGTGCCCACGCCGGTGGTGGCGTTCGCGGTGCGCCGCACCGGCGCCGCCGCCGGGATACAGATCACCGCCTCGCACAACCCACCCACCGACAACGGTTACAAGGTCTATTTCGACGGCGGCATCCAGATCGTCTCCCCCACCGACCGCCAGATCGAAGCCGCGATGGCCGTCGCTCCCCCGGCCGACCGGATCCCCAGGAAGCCCGTCAACCCCGGTGAAAACAGCGCCACCGACCTGGTTCAGCGCTACATCCAGCGCGCGGCCAAGGTCCGGCGCGGTACCGGGTCGGTTCGGGTGGCCCTGACACCGCTGCACGGGGTGGGCGGCGCGGTGGCCGTCGAAACGCTACGCCGCGCCGGTTTCGACGACGTGCACACCGTCGCGGCGCAGTTCGCGCCGGACCCCGACTTCCCCACCGTGACGTCGTTCCCCAACCCCGAGGAGCCCGGCGCTACCGACGCACTGCTTGCCCTGGCCGCAGATGTCGGGGCCGACGTCGCGATCGCGCTGGACCCCGACGCCGACCGCTGCGCGGTCGGGATACCCACCAGGGAGGGGTGGCGGATGCTCTCCGGCGACGAAACCGGTTGGCTTCTGGGTGATTACATCTTGGCGCGGCATGCCAATCCCGAGTCCGCTGTGGTGGCCAGCACCGTGGTGTCGTCGCGGATGCTGGTGGCGATCGCCGCGCAGTACGGCGCGACCCACGTCGAGACCCTCACCGGCTTCAATTGGCTCGCGCGGGCCGACGCGAAAGTCGCAGGCACCCTGGTGTACGCCTACGAGGAAGCGATCGGGCATTGCGTCGACCCCGACGCGGTGCGCGACAAGGACGGAATCAGCGCCGCGGTGCTGGTGTGCGATCTGGTGGCCACGCTCAGGACGCAGGGCCGTTCGGTGCCTGACAAGTTGGACGAATTCGCCCGTCGCCACGGCGTGCACGAGGTTGCGGCGGTGTCGCGCCGCGTGGCCAACGTCGACGAGGCCGTGGACCTGATGGGCCGGCTGCGGGCGACGCCGCCGGACCGGCTGGCCGGTTTCCCGGTGACCACCATCGATATCACCGACGCGCTGATCTTCACCGGCGACGACGACGACACGTCGGTCAGGGTGGTGGTGCGACCTTCGGGGACCGAGCCGAAGCTGAAGTGTTACATGGAGGTTCGCTGCGCGGCGGCCGGTGACCTACGCGCTGCCCGGGAGCGGGCCGGTGCGCTGCGCGACGATCTGGTCTCGACCGTGCGGCGGTGGTGA